A window of the Streptomyces sp. Ag109_O5-10 genome harbors these coding sequences:
- a CDS encoding glycogen debranching N-terminal domain-containing protein, with translation MHQPTPPATATDNRRLRDGPPWPPSADGGLLGPAQPRGRAPRPTPARAVPHGPGCVGGLPPTHNALICVALPGLAISTEHGQLTGQGLEGFYRAGRRLLARCQVRVAGREPLAVQARMTGADSARFVGTLRASPAAGPDPDVVVERVRHADGTERIILRNCAPHPLRLPLEVALGTDLADLGAIASGVPGPEVAASVHDSGLRWTTATGNASVTADPPPSDALASAGLLRWEFELPPGGTESVELRVRPDGASPLRAVGRAATSPLAPARATGDDPRVPVLLRASIDDLQALLLRDPAHPTDSCLAAGAPWRCGLAPAEALAAARMALPLGTRLAAGTLRTLARTQLRGPGPRTGMIPGPRRDAGAHLPPGCTGTEATLLFPVLLAEARRWGLPDQETRELLPAAERCLAWLRTTVGDRTYLRDPEPGGPTRGETQAHAHRAALLGADLLDACGRPGSGGLRQWAAELRKAFRVDFWVDDRGGGRPAAALTPDGRPLAHLGSTAVHLLDTGLLGGGELAAGLLDKVQTEQLARLLGGPAMDSGWGLRGLGAKEAGHSPFGHRSGAVRVQETALAVAGLAATGYEKEAGGLLRGLLAAAEHFGHRLPEMFAGEQRREGSAPLPHPAACRPAATAAAAGILLLTTLAGIRPDAPAGTVTLRPVHSAPLGELGLTGLRVAGAPFSVRVSRLGQAMVEEAADGLQLGV, from the coding sequence ATGCATCAGCCGACTCCGCCCGCCACCGCCACCGACAACCGCCGCCTGCGGGACGGTCCGCCCTGGCCGCCGTCGGCCGACGGCGGCCTCCTCGGCCCCGCACAGCCGCGCGGCCGGGCACCCCGGCCCACCCCCGCCCGCGCGGTTCCCCACGGCCCGGGGTGCGTCGGCGGCCTGCCGCCCACGCACAACGCCCTGATCTGTGTCGCGCTGCCCGGCCTCGCCATCTCCACTGAACACGGTCAGCTGACCGGCCAGGGGCTGGAAGGGTTCTACCGCGCGGGCCGGCGGCTGCTCGCGCGCTGCCAGGTCCGTGTGGCAGGCCGTGAACCGCTCGCCGTGCAGGCCCGGATGACGGGAGCGGACTCCGCCCGCTTCGTCGGCACGCTCCGCGCCTCCCCGGCGGCGGGCCCGGATCCGGACGTCGTCGTGGAACGGGTCCGGCACGCCGACGGCACCGAGCGCATCATCCTGCGCAACTGCGCACCCCACCCCCTCCGCCTGCCCCTGGAGGTGGCCCTCGGCACGGACCTGGCAGACCTGGGCGCCATCGCCTCCGGCGTCCCGGGACCCGAAGTCGCGGCCAGTGTCCACGACTCCGGCCTCCGCTGGACCACCGCCACCGGCAACGCCTCGGTCACGGCGGACCCGCCACCGTCCGACGCGCTGGCCTCGGCGGGACTGCTGCGCTGGGAGTTCGAGCTGCCGCCGGGCGGAACGGAGAGCGTGGAGCTGCGAGTGCGCCCGGACGGCGCGAGTCCCCTGCGCGCCGTGGGACGTGCCGCGACCAGCCCGCTGGCACCGGCCAGAGCGACGGGCGACGACCCGAGGGTCCCCGTCCTGCTGAGGGCGAGCATCGACGATCTCCAGGCGCTGCTGCTCCGCGATCCCGCGCACCCCACCGACAGTTGTCTCGCCGCAGGGGCGCCCTGGCGCTGTGGTCTGGCACCGGCCGAGGCGCTCGCCGCAGCCCGGATGGCGCTGCCCCTCGGTACCCGTCTCGCGGCCGGCACATTGCGCACCCTGGCCCGCACCCAGCTCCGCGGTCCGGGACCCCGGACCGGCATGATCCCCGGCCCGCGCCGCGACGCCGGAGCACATCTGCCACCGGGCTGCACGGGTACGGAGGCCACCCTGCTCTTCCCCGTCCTGCTGGCGGAGGCCCGCCGCTGGGGACTCCCGGACCAGGAGACACGGGAACTGCTGCCCGCCGCCGAGCGTTGCCTGGCCTGGCTGCGTACCACGGTGGGCGACCGGACCTACCTCCGCGACCCGGAGCCCGGCGGCCCCACGCGCGGCGAGACCCAGGCCCACGCCCACCGCGCCGCCCTGCTCGGTGCCGACCTCCTCGACGCCTGCGGGCGGCCCGGAAGCGGCGGGCTGCGGCAGTGGGCTGCGGAGCTGAGGAAGGCGTTCCGCGTGGACTTCTGGGTCGACGACCGGGGTGGCGGCCGTCCTGCCGCGGCCCTGACCCCGGACGGCCGTCCCCTGGCCCACCTGGGCTCCACCGCCGTGCACCTGCTCGACACCGGCCTGCTCGGCGGCGGCGAACTGGCCGCCGGCCTGCTCGACAAGGTGCAGACCGAGCAGCTCGCCCGGCTGCTCGGCGGACCGGCCATGGACTCGGGATGGGGCTTGCGTGGCCTGGGCGCGAAGGAGGCGGGGCACAGTCCGTTCGGGCATCGCTCCGGCGCCGTCCGGGTCCAGGAGACGGCACTCGCCGTCGCCGGGCTGGCTGCCACGGGCTACGAGAAGGAGGCGGGCGGACTGCTGCGCGGCCTGCTCGCGGCGGCCGAGCACTTCGGCCACCGGCTGCCGGAGATGTTCGCCGGAGAGCAGCGCCGCGAGGGAAGTGCTCCCCTTCCGCATCCCGCGGCCTGCCGTCCGGCGGCCACGGCCGCCGCGGCCGGGATCCTGCTCCTCACCACCCTCGCCGGCATCCGCCCCGACGCCCCGGCAGGAACCGTCACCCTCCGCCCGGTCCACAGCGCGCCCCTGGGCGAGCTCGGCCTGACCGGGCTGCGAGTGGCCGGTGCTCCCTTCTCGGTGCGGGTCAGCCGACTCGGTCAGGCCATGGTCGAGGAGGCCGCGGACGGCCTGCAGCTGGGGGTGTGA
- a CDS encoding DUF4192 domain-containing protein translates to MTNHSETAGPSENGDISRDAIPLGPSAHDTQVTLRTPAELADALPYLLGYRPEDSMVLVALHDRAGRGRFGGRARLGIPAHQDDWESAARQLAQGLVTGGERRGARPEQMVAYVCQEPAPGESGRDVMRRLAPLTQLLRVECGRLDVPVIEALCVSDGRFWSYCCPTEECCPPEGAPMGLPGTSVLAAAATYAGIQVRGSLRELRARLLPWETGAVLDQEIALDGAGMALVPRILDDAFRADVAEETLALAGHVIERYAVATPVSGTHQSDARDDALLSHEEAATLILGLQDRVTRDRAAAWMEGDQAGPALRLWRALARRCVGPYGEHAAAPLTLAGWVAWSTGDDLEAREAFAMALGADPGYLFAKLLHQACNEGIDPELIRRCLRPERTAPAECAEPTEQTEHTQQTQHVEHAEHTQHTERLELKDHVRRGPAHGNAVVGTAAAADTAVADAGPSHHDDAGSSAAASGTRRGRPPRTGGAADDRRPRPAGARPRQMRSARTRPGVAGPGRTRTRGTDKAERSETGGRAAQEGGRPATGRNEGDE, encoded by the coding sequence ATGACGAATCACAGCGAAACCGCCGGACCCTCCGAAAACGGCGACATCTCCCGGGACGCGATCCCGCTCGGGCCGTCCGCTCACGACACCCAGGTCACCCTGCGCACCCCGGCCGAACTGGCCGATGCGCTGCCCTATCTGCTCGGTTACCGCCCCGAGGACAGCATGGTGCTGGTGGCCCTTCACGACCGCGCCGGCCGCGGCCGCTTCGGCGGACGCGCCCGGCTCGGCATCCCCGCCCACCAGGACGACTGGGAGTCGGCCGCACGCCAGCTCGCGCAGGGACTGGTGACCGGCGGCGAGCGCCGGGGAGCCCGGCCCGAGCAGATGGTCGCCTACGTCTGCCAGGAACCGGCGCCCGGCGAATCGGGCCGGGACGTGATGCGGCGCCTCGCACCGCTGACCCAGTTGCTGCGTGTGGAGTGCGGCCGGCTCGACGTGCCGGTGATCGAGGCACTGTGTGTCTCGGACGGCCGCTTCTGGTCGTACTGCTGCCCGACCGAAGAATGCTGTCCGCCCGAGGGCGCCCCCATGGGCCTGCCCGGCACCTCGGTGCTCGCGGCCGCTGCCACCTACGCCGGAATCCAGGTCCGAGGGAGCCTGCGCGAGCTGCGGGCCAGGCTGCTGCCCTGGGAGACCGGCGCCGTGCTGGACCAGGAGATCGCCCTGGACGGCGCCGGCATGGCACTGGTGCCCCGCATCCTCGACGACGCGTTCCGCGCGGACGTGGCCGAAGAGACCCTCGCCCTCGCCGGGCACGTCATCGAACGGTACGCCGTGGCCACCCCCGTGTCCGGGACCCACCAGTCGGATGCCCGCGACGACGCCCTGCTCTCCCACGAGGAGGCCGCGACGCTGATTCTCGGACTGCAGGACCGCGTGACCCGCGACCGCGCGGCCGCCTGGATGGAGGGCGACCAGGCGGGACCCGCCCTGCGGCTGTGGCGAGCCCTGGCCCGCCGCTGCGTCGGCCCCTACGGCGAACACGCCGCCGCTCCCCTCACGCTGGCGGGCTGGGTGGCCTGGTCGACCGGTGACGACCTGGAGGCACGGGAGGCCTTCGCGATGGCCCTGGGCGCGGACCCCGGCTACCTCTTCGCGAAGCTGCTCCACCAGGCCTGCAACGAGGGCATCGACCCGGAGTTGATCCGCCGCTGCCTGCGCCCGGAACGCACGGCACCGGCGGAGTGCGCGGAACCCACGGAGCAGACGGAGCACACGCAGCAGACGCAGCACGTGGAGCACGCGGAGCACACGCAGCACACGGAACGGCTGGAGCTCAAGGACCACGTCCGCCGCGGGCCGGCGCACGGCAACGCAGTCGTCGGCACCGCGGCGGCTGCGGACACAGCGGTCGCCGACGCCGGTCCGTCGCATCACGACGACGCCGGCTCGTCCGCCGCCGCTTCCGGCACCCGGCGCGGCCGTCCGCCACGCACCGGAGGGGCCGCCGACGACCGACGGCCGCGGCCGGCCGGTGCCCGGCCGCGACAAATGCGCTCGGCGCGCACCCGCCCCGGCGTCGCCGGTCCGGGCCGCACGCGCACGCGTGGCACGGATAAGGCGGAGCGGAGTGAGACGGGCGGCCGAGCCGCGCAGGAGGGCGGCCGACCTGCGACCGGCCGCAACGAGGGGGACGAATGA
- a CDS encoding RecQ family ATP-dependent DNA helicase, with amino-acid sequence MEHTSNAELRTRADAVLARLVGDGTGTARLREDQWRAIEALVADRRRALVVQRTGWGKSAVYFVATSLLRASGAGPTVIVSPLLALMRNQVEAAARAGIHARTINSSNTEEWESIQAEIAAGEVDVLLVSPERLNNPDFRDQVLPRLAAATGLLVVDEAHCISDWGHDFRPDYRRLRTMLADLPPGVPVLATTATANARVTADVAEQLGTGGASDALVLRGPLDRESLSLNVLRLPDAAHRMAWLADHLDELPGSGIVYTLTVAAAEEVTAFLRQRGHPVASYTGKTENADRQQAEDDLLGNRVKALIATSALGMGFDKPDLGFVVHLGSPSSPIAYYQQVGRAGRGVEHAEVLLLPGREDEAIWEYFASLAFPSEELVRRTLDVLSRAGGPVSLPALEPQVELRRSRLESMLKVLDVDGAVRRVKGGWVATGQPWTYDADRYAWVARQREAEQQAMREYAATPECRMEFLQRQLDDEGAKPCGRCDNCARPRFTADTTSAALDAARVDLGRAGIEVEPRRMWPTGLPAIGIDLKGRIPAGEQASAGRAVGRLSDIGWGNRLRPLLAPQAPDAPVPDDVARAVVAVLADWAKGPGGWAPDAADPQPRPVGVVTVASRSRPRLVHSLGARIAEVGRLPLLGSVEYAGDALRVSRSNSAQRLKALDGALTVPPGLAAALAEVRGPVLLVDDFTETGWTLAVAARLLRKSGVRGVLPLVLAVQG; translated from the coding sequence ATGGAGCACACGAGCAACGCGGAACTGCGGACCCGGGCGGACGCCGTCCTCGCCCGTCTCGTCGGGGACGGCACGGGCACCGCCCGGCTGCGCGAGGACCAGTGGCGGGCGATCGAGGCGCTGGTCGCGGACCGGCGCCGGGCCCTGGTCGTCCAGCGCACGGGCTGGGGCAAGTCCGCGGTGTACTTCGTGGCGACCTCGCTGCTGAGAGCCTCCGGTGCGGGGCCGACGGTGATCGTCTCCCCGCTGCTCGCGCTCATGCGCAACCAGGTGGAGGCCGCGGCCCGGGCCGGCATCCACGCCCGCACCATCAACTCCTCCAACACGGAGGAATGGGAGTCGATCCAGGCGGAGATCGCGGCAGGCGAGGTCGATGTCCTCCTCGTGTCCCCGGAGCGGCTCAACAACCCGGACTTCCGCGACCAGGTCCTGCCCAGACTCGCCGCGGCGACCGGCCTGCTCGTGGTGGACGAGGCCCACTGCATCTCCGACTGGGGCCACGACTTCCGGCCCGACTACCGGCGGCTGCGCACCATGCTGGCCGACCTGCCGCCGGGCGTGCCGGTGCTGGCGACCACCGCCACGGCCAACGCGCGGGTGACGGCCGACGTGGCCGAGCAGCTCGGCACCGGCGGCGCCTCGGACGCGCTCGTGCTGCGCGGCCCGCTGGACCGGGAGAGCCTCAGCCTGAACGTGCTGCGGCTGCCGGACGCCGCGCACCGGATGGCCTGGCTCGCGGACCACCTGGACGAACTGCCGGGTTCGGGCATCGTCTACACGCTCACCGTGGCCGCCGCCGAGGAGGTCACCGCGTTCCTCCGGCAGCGCGGGCACCCCGTGGCGTCGTACACGGGGAAGACGGAGAACGCCGACCGGCAGCAGGCCGAGGACGACCTGCTCGGCAACCGGGTCAAGGCGCTGATCGCCACCTCCGCGCTCGGTATGGGCTTCGACAAGCCCGACCTCGGGTTCGTGGTGCACCTCGGCTCACCCTCCTCTCCCATCGCCTACTACCAGCAGGTGGGCCGTGCGGGCCGCGGTGTCGAGCACGCCGAGGTGCTGCTGCTGCCGGGCAGGGAGGACGAGGCGATCTGGGAGTACTTCGCCTCGCTCGCCTTCCCGTCGGAGGAGCTGGTGCGCCGCACCCTGGACGTTCTCTCCCGGGCCGGCGGCCCCGTGTCGCTGCCCGCGCTGGAGCCGCAGGTGGAACTGCGCCGATCCCGGCTGGAGTCCATGCTCAAGGTCCTCGACGTGGACGGCGCGGTCAGGCGGGTCAAGGGCGGCTGGGTCGCGACCGGACAGCCGTGGACGTACGACGCGGACCGGTACGCCTGGGTGGCCAGGCAGCGTGAGGCGGAGCAGCAGGCGATGCGCGAGTACGCGGCCACGCCCGAGTGCCGGATGGAGTTTCTGCAGCGCCAACTGGACGACGAGGGCGCCAAGCCGTGCGGCCGCTGCGACAACTGCGCGCGGCCCCGCTTCACCGCCGACACCACCTCGGCCGCGCTGGACGCCGCGCGGGTCGACCTGGGCCGAGCGGGCATCGAGGTGGAGCCCCGCCGGATGTGGCCGACCGGGCTGCCGGCGATCGGAATCGATCTCAAGGGACGCATTCCGGCCGGTGAACAGGCGTCGGCGGGACGGGCCGTGGGGCGGTTGTCGGACATCGGCTGGGGCAATCGGCTACGACCCCTGCTCGCTCCCCAGGCCCCGGACGCGCCGGTGCCGGACGATGTCGCCCGCGCCGTGGTGGCCGTGCTGGCCGACTGGGCGAAGGGACCCGGCGGCTGGGCTCCGGACGCGGCCGACCCGCAACCGCGGCCGGTGGGTGTCGTCACCGTCGCCTCGCGTTCCAGGCCCCGGCTCGTCCACTCCCTGGGCGCACGGATCGCGGAGGTCGGCAGGCTGCCCCTGCTGGGTTCCGTCGAGTACGCGGGAGATGCGCTCCGGGTCTCGCGCAGCAACAGCGCCCAGCGCCTGAAGGCCCTCGACGGCGCCCTGACCGTGCCGCCCGGCCTCGCCGCCGCCCTCGCCGAGGTCCGGGGACCGGTCCTGCTGGTGGACGACTTCACCGAGACCGGCTGGACCCTGGCGGTGGCGGCACGCCTGCTCCGCAAGTCCGGAGTGCGGGGGGTCTTGCCGCTGGTCCTCGCCGTTCAGGGCTGA
- a CDS encoding NUDIX domain-containing protein translates to MPYDPSAFPPFAVTVDLVVLTVRRHALCALAVRRGESPFQGRWALPGGFVRADEDLSQAAARELAEETGLRAHDPDAPAQEGGAHLEQLATYGDPKRDPRMRVVSVAHLALAPDLPAPRAGGDASNARWAPVEELLAQGGYGRDGEPVAPLAFDHAQILSDGVERARSKIEYSSLATAFCPPEFTVGELRRVYEAVWGVALDPRNFHRKVTGTPGFLVPTGGTTTRQGGRPAQLFRAGGATLLNPPMLRPEV, encoded by the coding sequence ATGCCCTACGACCCGTCAGCCTTTCCGCCGTTCGCCGTCACCGTGGACCTGGTCGTGCTGACCGTGCGCCGACATGCCCTGTGCGCGCTGGCGGTGCGCAGAGGCGAGTCGCCGTTCCAGGGGCGCTGGGCGCTGCCGGGCGGCTTCGTGCGGGCCGACGAGGACCTCTCGCAGGCGGCGGCGCGGGAACTCGCGGAGGAGACAGGGCTGCGGGCCCACGACCCCGACGCCCCCGCGCAGGAGGGCGGAGCCCATCTGGAGCAGCTGGCGACCTACGGTGACCCCAAGCGCGACCCGCGGATGCGTGTGGTCAGCGTCGCCCACCTCGCCCTCGCCCCCGACCTCCCCGCACCGCGCGCGGGCGGCGATGCCAGCAACGCTCGCTGGGCGCCGGTGGAGGAGTTGCTCGCGCAAGGCGGCTACGGCCGGGACGGCGAGCCCGTCGCGCCGCTCGCCTTCGACCACGCCCAGATCCTGTCCGACGGGGTGGAGCGGGCTCGGTCCAAGATCGAGTACTCGTCCCTGGCCACCGCGTTCTGCCCGCCCGAGTTCACGGTCGGCGAGCTGCGCCGGGTCTACGAGGCGGTGTGGGGAGTGGCGCTCGACCCGCGGAACTTCCACCGCAAGGTGACCGGAACCCCCGGCTTTCTCGTGCCCACCGGCGGTACGACCACTCGCCAGGGCGGCCGTCCGGCCCAGCTTTTCCGGGCCGGCGGGGCCACTCTGCTCAACCCGCCGATGCTCCGGCCCGAGGTGTGA
- a CDS encoding FadR/GntR family transcriptional regulator produces the protein MSTLAHTMMTAARSADSGLVGPGELDRYPYAEVPAVDRVGTPAWEGADPELGRVGRRAAGSRGRGLHGQLVQQLGQMIVSGDLGADRPLVPEEIGQRFEVSRTVVRESLRVLEAKGLVSARPNVGTRVRPVSDWNLLDPDIIEWRAFGPQRDDQRRELSELRWTIEPLAARLAAGHGREDVQQRLCDMVEIMSHAMAQGDALTFSRADAEFHSLLIQIAGNRMLEHLSGIVSAALQVSGGPFTGCERPNETSLAQHARIVDALGTGDGTAAESAMRQLLTVHPEVERVVPAPREH, from the coding sequence GTGAGTACCCTTGCGCACACCATGATGACCGCCGCCCGCTCCGCAGACTCTGGTCTGGTCGGCCCGGGCGAACTCGACCGCTACCCCTACGCGGAGGTCCCCGCCGTCGATCGGGTCGGAACGCCCGCCTGGGAGGGCGCGGATCCGGAGCTGGGCCGTGTGGGCCGGCGCGCCGCGGGCAGCCGTGGCCGCGGACTGCACGGTCAACTCGTCCAACAGCTGGGTCAGATGATCGTCTCAGGCGACCTGGGCGCGGACCGCCCCCTGGTCCCCGAGGAGATCGGCCAGCGTTTCGAGGTCTCCCGCACCGTCGTCCGCGAGTCCCTCCGGGTCCTGGAGGCCAAGGGCCTGGTCAGTGCCCGCCCGAACGTCGGCACGCGGGTACGTCCCGTCAGCGACTGGAACCTCCTCGACCCGGACATCATCGAATGGCGGGCCTTCGGGCCGCAGCGCGACGACCAGCGTCGCGAGCTCAGCGAGCTGCGCTGGACGATCGAGCCGCTCGCCGCCCGCCTCGCCGCCGGGCACGGGCGGGAGGACGTCCAGCAGCGGCTCTGCGACATGGTGGAGATCATGAGCCACGCGATGGCGCAGGGCGACGCGCTGACCTTCTCGCGCGCAGACGCCGAGTTCCACTCGCTGCTCATCCAGATCGCGGGCAACCGCATGCTGGAGCACCTGTCCGGCATCGTGTCGGCGGCCCTCCAGGTGTCCGGCGGCCCGTTCACCGGCTGCGAGCGGCCGAACGAGACGTCCCTGGCCCAGCACGCGCGGATCGTCGACGCGCTCGGTACCGGCGACGGTACCGCGGCCGAGTCCGCGATGCGTCAGCTGCTGACCGTCCACCCCGAGGTGGAGCGCGTGGTGCCTGCTCCGCGCGAGCACTGA
- a CDS encoding ABC transporter ATP-binding protein, translated as MIQAFGLTSTPRKAHPPAVDDVTFEASAGRVTALLGEAGAGKTTTLRLMLELQQGRGLTYFRGRPLHRIAHPAREVGVVLGDVPGHPSRSVRGHLRMLCAAAGVPARRADEVLEAVGLVSLREERLGTLSHGMDRRLGLACALLADPHTLVLDEPADGLPTREAHWLHRMLRAHAAQGGTVLFTTADPKEAARAADRVVTLEAGRLVADQEAGEFARTRLRPRVAVRSPHAARLAAALSKEARAAHRSVEVVREGANRLSVYGSSTAEVGETAFRHSILVHQLADEIGDMGAGAGAEPQAEEGPEAAATPQTTWPEPDPGEPAAAEGGQPTGERRGAESAGERAAAHHARPAYPQSAEEATAAGRQDAPAADLRRDADAPAVAPQPRTELGGPQPAVPGLARQPRTTDQEQGRSRPTAATEPCDAAEPQSRTTVAGCTGHPPVTSPPTTADAEQATRMRTAGELRAPGTAGPSAAASATPLPGKPSAPVESVAASGHAGATRTLPAVPVVPAQPPAATPAQPPSRPVSVQAPTARPSAHVVAAAARPRPCVVSADAPAGPLPADAMSGEAVSDELSIGATSVHAPATRPAAPAGAGETSAVQRPAGHPQPEPEPRKAPATGEASAPPPAAPARLDCVDGEPDPLSPLPPPISVRPAPGPLRPLRYELRRAAGIGTGFLTCGVVLLVSALIAVLLARVGHTPQARLFAAWPRELPLPPAALGAGLLGALAFGDEFRHPALAADRGTVPRRLGLLTAKLLVSGATAVLLSFLTLGCDAEVLYLVYGRELAQVPADWISLTASWFALVVGCAWAGVLAAGVFRSTTAGLAAVLAVPVLVVPVVHRAVHGTGVRMAAGLPMRMRETFLLKWPFGGERYLVGAVRVLAQPVGAAMALSLMALVCAYLFSTLRTRAR; from the coding sequence GTGATCCAGGCCTTCGGACTGACCAGCACCCCCCGCAAGGCGCACCCGCCCGCCGTCGACGACGTGACCTTCGAAGCGAGCGCGGGCCGCGTCACCGCGCTCCTGGGCGAGGCGGGCGCGGGCAAGACCACGACGCTCAGACTGATGCTCGAACTCCAACAGGGCCGCGGCCTGACCTACTTCAGGGGCCGCCCCCTGCACCGCATCGCCCACCCCGCGCGCGAGGTCGGCGTGGTCCTGGGCGATGTCCCCGGCCACCCGTCCCGTTCCGTCCGTGGTCATCTGCGCATGCTGTGCGCGGCGGCCGGGGTGCCCGCCCGCCGCGCCGACGAGGTGCTCGAAGCGGTCGGGCTCGTCAGTCTGCGCGAGGAGCGCCTCGGCACGCTGTCGCACGGCATGGACCGCCGACTCGGCCTGGCCTGCGCGCTCCTCGCCGACCCGCACACCCTCGTCCTGGACGAACCCGCGGACGGCCTCCCCACCCGCGAAGCCCACTGGCTGCACCGCATGCTCCGGGCGCACGCGGCACAGGGCGGCACGGTTCTGTTCACCACCGCCGACCCCAAGGAGGCCGCCCGCGCCGCCGACCGCGTCGTCACCCTGGAGGCCGGCAGGCTCGTCGCGGACCAGGAGGCCGGCGAGTTCGCCCGCACCCGGCTCCGCCCACGCGTGGCCGTCCGCAGCCCCCACGCCGCCCGGCTCGCCGCCGCCCTCAGCAAGGAGGCCCGCGCCGCCCACCGCTCGGTGGAGGTCGTACGGGAAGGCGCCAACCGCCTCTCCGTGTACGGCAGTTCGACCGCCGAGGTCGGCGAGACCGCCTTCCGTCACAGCATCCTGGTCCACCAACTCGCCGACGAGATCGGCGACATGGGGGCGGGCGCCGGGGCTGAGCCCCAGGCGGAGGAGGGTCCGGAGGCGGCAGCGACACCGCAGACGACGTGGCCGGAGCCGGATCCCGGTGAACCGGCCGCGGCTGAGGGGGGGCAGCCGACGGGCGAGCGGCGAGGTGCCGAGAGTGCGGGGGAGCGGGCCGCGGCGCACCATGCGCGGCCGGCGTACCCGCAGTCGGCCGAGGAAGCGACCGCCGCAGGTCGGCAGGACGCACCGGCCGCGGACCTGCGCAGGGATGCGGACGCACCCGCGGTCGCACCTCAGCCGAGGACGGAGCTGGGCGGCCCGCAGCCCGCCGTCCCGGGCCTCGCGCGGCAGCCCCGCACCACCGACCAGGAGCAGGGCCGGAGCCGGCCGACGGCCGCAACGGAGCCCTGCGACGCGGCTGAACCCCAGTCCCGCACCACCGTCGCGGGCTGCACCGGCCACCCGCCCGTCACCTCCCCGCCGACGACTGCGGACGCGGAGCAGGCCACCCGTATGCGCACCGCGGGCGAGTTGCGCGCTCCAGGGACAGCAGGGCCGTCGGCCGCTGCCTCGGCCACCCCCTTGCCCGGCAAGCCGTCGGCCCCTGTCGAGTCCGTCGCGGCCTCCGGGCACGCTGGGGCGACCCGGACACTGCCCGCCGTGCCCGTCGTGCCGGCTCAGCCACCGGCCGCCACGCCCGCCCAGCCGCCGAGCCGTCCGGTGTCCGTCCAGGCCCCGACCGCCCGGCCGTCGGCCCATGTCGTCGCCGCCGCGGCCCGGCCGAGGCCCTGCGTAGTGTCCGCCGATGCTCCTGCGGGCCCGCTCCCGGCGGACGCCATGTCCGGTGAGGCCGTCAGCGACGAGCTGTCGATTGGCGCCACATCCGTGCACGCTCCCGCGACCCGGCCCGCCGCCCCAGCGGGAGCCGGTGAAACCTCCGCCGTCCAACGGCCCGCCGGGCATCCGCAGCCGGAACCGGAACCCCGCAAGGCTCCGGCAACCGGAGAGGCGTCCGCCCCGCCGCCGGCCGCCCCCGCGCGCCTCGACTGCGTCGATGGCGAGCCGGACCCTCTCTCCCCGCTTCCGCCCCCCATCTCCGTCCGTCCCGCCCCCGGCCCCCTGCGCCCCCTGCGTTACGAGCTCCGCCGGGCCGCCGGCATCGGCACCGGCTTCCTCACCTGCGGTGTCGTGCTGCTGGTGTCTGCCCTCATCGCCGTCCTGCTGGCCCGGGTGGGACACACGCCGCAGGCCCGGCTGTTCGCCGCCTGGCCGCGGGAGCTGCCGCTGCCCCCGGCGGCGCTCGGTGCGGGACTGCTCGGGGCCCTGGCCTTCGGAGACGAGTTCCGTCACCCCGCGCTGGCTGCGGACCGTGGCACGGTGCCGCGCCGGCTCGGGCTGCTCACCGCGAAACTGCTGGTCTCCGGGGCGACCGCGGTACTGCTCTCGTTCCTCACCCTGGGCTGTGACGCCGAAGTGCTCTACCTCGTCTACGGACGGGAGCTCGCACAGGTTCCCGCCGACTGGATCTCCCTCACCGCGAGTTGGTTCGCGCTGGTCGTCGGCTGCGCCTGGGCCGGCGTACTGGCGGCCGGTGTCTTCCGGTCCACCACGGCCGGGCTCGCCGCGGTGCTCGCCGTGCCCGTGCTCGTCGTCCCCGTCGTACACAGGGCCGTGCACGGGACGGGAGTACGGATGGCCGCCGGGCTCCCGATGCGGATGCGGGAGACGTTCCTGCTGAAGTGGCCCTTCGGGGGAGAGCGGTATCTGGTCGGCGCGGTCCGGGTGCTGGCCCAACCCGTGGGCGCCGCAATGGCGTTGTCGCTGATGGCGCTGGTCTGCGCGTATCTGTTCAGCACCCTGCGGACCAGGGCCCGGTGA